Proteins found in one Enterococcus sp. 9D6_DIV0238 genomic segment:
- a CDS encoding PLP-dependent transferase, translating into MGYEGQRDNVQTDTFLAQIGNHQNPMTGSINTPIYFSTTYEHPTLGESTGYDYTRTKNPTREVVENALAVLENGSVGLATSSGMSAVQLVFSQFPVGSQIVASRDLYGGSYRYFKELEKLGMYQFVYVEDEAGFEKAISDQTAAVFIETPTNPLMGEVSIEKIAAIAKRYKVQVIVDNTFYTPLIQKPLDLGADIVVHSATKYLGGHNDLLAGAVIARSKEIGDLLAYQLNTTGAVLSPFDSWLLIRGLKTLSLRMERHEKNAQAVADYLSQQPLVKEVMYPGRGGMLSFKLKDQQAIKDFLKQLSIFTFAESLGGVESLITYPTTQTHADIPQSLRESYGLTPDLLRVSTGIEASEDLINDLRQAFEAIK; encoded by the coding sequence ATGGGATATGAAGGGCAAAGAGACAACGTTCAAACAGACACCTTTTTAGCACAAATCGGAAATCATCAAAATCCAATGACAGGATCGATCAATACGCCGATTTATTTTTCAACGACGTATGAGCATCCAACTTTGGGAGAGTCGACGGGCTATGATTATACGAGAACGAAAAATCCAACAAGAGAAGTTGTAGAAAATGCTTTAGCTGTGCTAGAAAATGGTTCTGTAGGTTTGGCAACGAGTTCAGGTATGAGTGCAGTTCAATTAGTTTTTAGTCAATTTCCTGTAGGCAGTCAAATCGTTGCTTCAAGAGATTTATATGGTGGCAGCTATCGTTATTTTAAAGAATTAGAAAAGCTGGGAATGTATCAGTTTGTTTATGTGGAAGATGAAGCTGGGTTTGAAAAAGCAATTTCGGATCAAACAGCAGCAGTCTTTATTGAAACACCGACTAATCCATTGATGGGGGAAGTGTCCATTGAAAAAATAGCTGCTATTGCTAAGCGTTATAAAGTACAAGTGATCGTGGATAATACATTTTATACACCATTGATTCAAAAGCCGCTGGATTTAGGAGCAGATATTGTTGTCCATAGTGCAACAAAATATCTTGGAGGTCATAACGATCTCTTGGCAGGTGCAGTGATCGCTCGTTCGAAGGAAATAGGTGATCTATTAGCGTATCAGCTGAATACAACAGGGGCAGTCCTTTCTCCTTTTGACAGTTGGCTATTGATTCGAGGGTTGAAGACATTGTCCTTACGGATGGAAAGGCATGAAAAAAACGCACAGGCAGTTGCAGATTACTTGAGTCAGCAGCCTCTTGTAAAGGAAGTCATGTATCCAGGACGTGGCGGTATGTTGAGTTTTAAATTAAAAGACCAACAGGCGATCAAGGACTTTTTAAAGCAATTATCGATTTTTACTTTTGCAGAGAGTTTGGGTGGTGTTGAGAGCTTAATCACGTATCCCACAACACAAACTCATGCAGATATTCCACAAAGCTTGAGAGAATCTTATGGTTTGACTCCAGATTTACTGAGGGTTTCAACAGGTATTGAAGCAAGTGAGGATTTGATCAACGATTTAAGACAGGCTTTTGAAGCAATAAAATAA
- a CDS encoding diacylglycerol/lipid kinase family protein, which produces MKKHFYLVINENAGSGTGKKAAQKIINQLQTVAIDHTVFYTEYAGHEEVIVQELVEHTLLPWSDDLDIEVFPLLVVLGGDGTLHSVMNALQAFDPNIPLGYIPCGSGNDFARGAGISRQTEKAFVQLLKAERPQELQVITYNESIQEEQGIAGNNVGIGLDAAIVNAANESASKHALNRFNLGSLSYIFSILKVLFTQKGFPVRVEVNGQDLEFDRAFLCTVTNHPYFGGGVAIAPVADPRKPVLDFVLVERVNLFKIFWLIILLIQKKHMKSKYFHHFQSSKLRIVSTVPEYIHADGEILGKRGTDFSFATEPRLFWF; this is translated from the coding sequence ATGAAAAAGCATTTTTATCTTGTCATCAATGAAAACGCCGGCAGCGGGACTGGGAAAAAGGCTGCTCAAAAAATCATTAATCAATTACAAACAGTAGCAATCGATCATACAGTTTTTTATACAGAATATGCAGGTCACGAAGAAGTGATCGTCCAAGAATTGGTTGAGCATACACTGCTTCCTTGGTCAGATGATTTGGATATCGAAGTATTTCCATTACTCGTCGTTTTAGGCGGCGACGGAACTTTACATAGTGTGATGAATGCCCTGCAAGCGTTTGATCCAAACATTCCCTTAGGATATATTCCTTGTGGCTCGGGGAACGATTTTGCTCGTGGTGCCGGAATTTCACGTCAAACGGAAAAAGCCTTCGTTCAATTGCTGAAGGCGGAACGACCGCAAGAACTGCAAGTCATCACCTATAATGAATCGATCCAGGAAGAACAGGGGATTGCCGGCAATAATGTCGGCATTGGTTTAGATGCAGCTATCGTCAATGCAGCCAATGAATCAGCCTCGAAGCATGCATTGAATAGATTCAATTTAGGCTCACTTTCTTATATTTTTTCGATTCTAAAAGTTTTATTCACTCAAAAAGGATTTCCTGTTCGTGTAGAAGTGAATGGACAAGACCTCGAGTTTGACCGTGCGTTTTTGTGTACAGTAACTAACCATCCTTACTTTGGAGGAGGCGTTGCGATTGCACCAGTTGCCGATCCACGCAAACCGGTTTTGGATTTTGTATTAGTCGAACGGGTCAATCTATTCAAAATTTTTTGGTTGATTATTTTATTGATTCAAAAAAAGCACATGAAATCTAAGTATTTTCATCATTTTCAATCAAGTAAATTAAGAATAGTTTCAACTGTTCCTGAATATATCCATGCAGATGGCGAAATTCTAGGCAAACGAGGAACAGACTTTTCATTTGCAACAGAGCCTAGACTATTTTGGTTTTAG
- a CDS encoding VOC family protein, whose protein sequence is MFLTTIHHIAINCSNYEQTIEFYVDKLGFQIIRENHREDKNDIKLDLKLGVYELELFISSDYPKRPSYPEALGLRHLAFKVTNIEEVIADLKSKDIDCEPIRTDTFTGEKMTFLFDPDGLPLELHE, encoded by the coding sequence TTGTTTTTAACAACCATTCATCATATTGCGATCAACTGTTCAAATTATGAGCAGACGATCGAATTCTATGTAGACAAACTTGGTTTTCAGATCATTCGTGAAAATCATAGAGAAGATAAAAACGATATCAAACTTGATTTAAAACTAGGTGTTTACGAACTAGAATTATTCATTTCCTCTGATTATCCAAAACGTCCCTCTTACCCAGAAGCACTAGGATTAAGACACCTAGCGTTTAAAGTGACAAATATTGAAGAAGTTATCGCCGATTTGAAAAGTAAAGATATCGATTGTGAGCCCATTCGAACGGACACTTTTACTGGAGAAAAAATGACTTTTCTCTTTGATCCTGATGGCTTGCCGTTAGAGCTTCATGAATAA
- a CDS encoding QueT transporter family protein, with the protein MQKTVTTNSKVKVITMNSIVMALYLALTLLVAPVSSGPIQFRISESLNHLVVFNRKLMWGVLGGVIVYNFFFGFGAIDALYGGMQSFISLGLTALLYKKVPNVMLRLALNTVFFTATMCIIAYMLAPQGGAAFWGNYATLALSEFVTMAVAAPIMYWINKSVHFEKRA; encoded by the coding sequence ATGCAAAAAACTGTTACAACAAACAGTAAAGTCAAAGTAATTACCATGAACAGTATCGTGATGGCGCTCTATCTTGCCTTAACGCTATTGGTCGCGCCAGTTTCGTCAGGACCGATCCAATTTAGAATCTCGGAAAGTCTGAATCACTTAGTCGTTTTCAACCGCAAGTTGATGTGGGGTGTTTTAGGTGGAGTAATTGTTTATAATTTCTTTTTTGGTTTTGGTGCTATCGATGCGCTATATGGCGGAATGCAGTCATTTATTTCACTAGGCTTAACAGCCTTGCTTTATAAAAAAGTACCTAATGTGATGCTTCGATTAGCATTGAATACGGTCTTTTTTACGGCTACCATGTGTATCATCGCATATATGTTGGCGCCACAAGGTGGAGCTGCTTTTTGGGGCAATTATGCAACACTTGCACTTAGTGAATTTGTGACAATGGCAGTAGCCGCACCGATCATGTATTGGATCAATAAATCGGTTCATTTTGAAAAAAGAGCATAA
- a CDS encoding histidine phosphatase family protein — protein MKLYFTRHGKTEWNQELRFQGMTGDSPLLPTSYEEIKLLGQQIKDVPFEKIFSSTSLRARKTAEGIQEVLASPVEIVYTDELKELGLGQLEGQLINEMRKTYSEQMDHMRYQLDKYDPSVFQGEPIEQAISRISSVVEKAVDTGVGPYLFVGHGASLTAAIQSLAGKDLADLRSMGGLKNNSLSILETTGSDDQSYHLKLWNDDSFLQ, from the coding sequence ATGAAATTGTACTTTACTCGGCATGGTAAAACAGAATGGAATCAGGAATTACGTTTTCAAGGCATGACAGGTGATTCGCCATTATTGCCAACGAGTTATGAAGAAATAAAATTACTAGGGCAGCAAATCAAGGATGTGCCGTTTGAAAAAATTTTTTCCAGCACCTCCTTACGTGCGAGAAAAACAGCTGAAGGAATTCAAGAAGTACTAGCATCTCCGGTTGAGATCGTCTATACTGATGAGCTGAAAGAACTGGGGTTAGGTCAACTTGAAGGTCAGCTAATCAACGAAATGCGAAAAACTTACTCAGAACAGATGGATCATATGCGTTATCAATTAGACAAATACGATCCGAGTGTTTTTCAAGGAGAACCGATCGAGCAAGCAATCTCAAGAATTTCATCTGTTGTTGAAAAAGCAGTTGATACGGGTGTAGGTCCCTATTTATTCGTAGGGCACGGAGCATCATTGACTGCGGCGATCCAATCTCTAGCAGGCAAAGATTTAGCCGACTTGCGTAGTATGGGTGGGCTAAAAAATAATAGCTTATCGATTTTAGAAACAACTGGTTCTGATGATCAAAGCTACCATTTAAAATTATGGAATGATGATTCCTTTTTACAATAA
- a CDS encoding glucosyltransferase domain-containing protein, with translation MLAVEKNKRSILLVFFIYLVINLAIGIVNFPYLDDVGRQLWGYSKFAEGYSRWGSEILAWVIQGSRHLTDLGLVSSILTAIILTISSSIVVYVLNDKKLQIIPMIVSTIVGINPWFLQNISFRFDAPFMAFSILFSVIPFLWWEGKQYFFFWISVIGVFLMCNTYQASSGVYLLLVLALSFKRILENEKWIEILKQIALSALAYIVAMGSYVLEMKFNPELANRGGNVAIASLKDIPAVIFINSKMYLQKIIEQSTRLWILFVIVLLIVFIFVHVITAKTKRANVFFFSFVYLILGSILSYGVFLIFSEKLALAAPRYAYGFSIFVAITLILLLNRLPRIPSLSIPIQGIITLFCFYLLSFPFVYASSLSYQLDAFERQSLVLASDLKDLVLSDKQKVYSNTLFKESPVFENTAKNYPILKDLVPTNTALFWPNQVLFKTYSGMNIDIQPFNLEEFQSDEKERKKSDYYYDIYQKNQDIYIIVK, from the coding sequence GTGTTAGCTGTTGAAAAAAATAAACGAAGTATCCTCTTAGTTTTTTTTATTTATCTGGTCATCAATTTGGCGATAGGGATAGTGAATTTTCCTTATTTAGATGATGTTGGACGGCAATTATGGGGATATTCAAAATTTGCAGAAGGATATTCACGGTGGGGCAGTGAGATTTTAGCTTGGGTGATACAGGGAAGTAGGCATCTAACTGATTTAGGATTAGTTTCTTCGATTCTAACGGCAATTATTTTAACTATCTCCAGTAGTATCGTCGTATATGTATTAAATGATAAAAAATTACAGATCATTCCAATGATTGTATCCACGATCGTCGGGATAAATCCTTGGTTTCTTCAAAATATAAGTTTCAGATTTGATGCTCCTTTTATGGCATTCAGCATTTTGTTCTCAGTCATTCCATTTCTTTGGTGGGAGGGCAAGCAGTATTTCTTTTTCTGGATATCGGTTATCGGCGTCTTTCTTATGTGTAATACCTATCAAGCGTCTTCTGGTGTATATCTTCTTTTAGTATTGGCTTTGTCATTCAAAAGGATTTTGGAAAACGAAAAATGGATAGAAATCCTCAAACAAATAGCGTTGTCAGCGTTAGCTTATATTGTTGCTATGGGGAGCTATGTACTTGAAATGAAATTTAACCCTGAATTAGCAAATAGAGGCGGCAATGTTGCAATAGCCTCTCTAAAAGATATTCCAGCGGTTATCTTTATTAATAGCAAAATGTATTTGCAAAAAATTATAGAACAAAGTACGCGCTTATGGATATTATTCGTTATAGTTTTGTTGATAGTGTTCATTTTTGTTCACGTTATTACAGCTAAAACTAAAAGAGCTAATGTCTTCTTTTTTTCTTTTGTTTATTTGATTTTAGGATCAATATTAAGCTATGGTGTTTTCTTGATATTCTCAGAAAAATTAGCTTTAGCAGCGCCAAGATACGCTTATGGATTTAGTATTTTTGTTGCTATAACACTTATCTTACTTTTAAATCGATTGCCTAGGATTCCTAGTTTATCAATACCGATACAAGGAATAATCACTCTATTTTGTTTCTATTTACTGTCATTTCCTTTTGTCTATGCCTCATCTTTGTCCTATCAACTTGATGCATTTGAACGTCAAAGCCTTGTGTTAGCATCAGATTTAAAGGATTTAGTACTTTCAGATAAGCAAAAGGTCTATTCAAACACTCTTTTTAAAGAATCACCTGTATTTGAAAATACCGCTAAAAACTACCCGATCTTAAAAGATTTAGTACCAACAAATACAGCACTTTTCTGGCCAAATCAAGTGCTATTCAAAACATATTCAGGTATGAATATTGATATCCAACCTTTTAACTTAGAAGAATTCCAATCCGATGAAAAAGAACGAAAGAAGTCGGACTATTATTATGATATTTACCAAAAAAATCAGGATATTTATATTATTGTTAAGTAA
- a CDS encoding ATP-dependent RecD-like DNA helicase — protein sequence METLFGDEEKEYVVGHVQAIFFQNPSNFYKVLLVKITDTNTDYLEKEIVTTGSFGQIQEEEIYRFFGHFVDHPRYGRQFQVDNYQQERPTSANGVVNYLSSEKFPGIGKRTAEKIVEILGEDAIDRIIATPDVLEEVPQLNEKKRQTIIETIRLNHGMEQVIVGLNRYGFGSQLSFSIYQTYKEETLDIIHENPYQLVEDIEGIGFKRADTIAEQLGIEADSEKRIRAAITHEIFQHSVRSGNTYVEAETLLQETINTLESSRPFEISMDLVAEQIIHLVEESKIQQEGTKLFENSLYFSEWGIGTSVQRLLSRKKTIKYDKKDVEKNIRMIEKRLGILYGESQQAAIEEAIKSPLFILTGGPGTGKTTVINGIVSLFAELNGLSLDIKDYTQDMFPILLAAPTGRAAKRMNETTGLPASTIHRLLGLTGREKNPSMSAKELEGGLLIVDEMSMVDTWLANTLFKAIPTNMQVIFVGDKDQLPSVGPGQVLHDLLQINEIPKTELTEIYRQGDGSSIIPLAHEIKQGKLPQDFTVNQKDRSFFPSDVYHIENYVRQIVTKAKAKGFSPQDIQLLAPMYRGAAGIDALNKMMQEIFNPNDGSKKEVKWNESVYRIGDKVLHLVNTPELNVFNGDMGEIVGIILAKDSEDKVDELVIQFDNNEVSYKRNEWNKITLSYCCSIHKAQGSEFKMVILPMVHQYHRMLQRNLLYTAVTRSKEILILLGEVQAFSTCVTHESASRLTMLKERITSADDMTLTVRMQLEAYEEGLSEESPFSDTYENKSVAYEEVKEKKASVVEEKIEPITTKPKVEELSLFTQPEEEIEEQVALEIERLLTPALVQEQSIDPMIGMKNITPYDFMK from the coding sequence ATGGAAACACTATTTGGAGATGAGGAAAAAGAATATGTCGTAGGCCATGTTCAGGCTATTTTTTTCCAAAACCCCAGCAACTTTTACAAAGTATTATTAGTGAAAATCACAGACACAAATACCGATTATTTAGAAAAAGAAATTGTGACCACTGGTAGTTTTGGCCAGATCCAGGAAGAAGAAATCTATCGCTTTTTTGGTCACTTTGTCGATCATCCTAGATATGGGCGTCAATTTCAAGTAGATAACTATCAGCAGGAACGGCCAACTTCAGCAAATGGAGTCGTCAATTATTTATCCAGTGAAAAATTTCCGGGAATCGGTAAGCGAACCGCTGAAAAAATTGTCGAAATACTAGGTGAAGATGCCATTGATCGAATCATTGCAACACCGGATGTACTAGAGGAAGTTCCACAGTTGAACGAAAAAAAACGGCAGACGATCATTGAAACGATTCGGTTGAATCATGGGATGGAGCAAGTGATCGTTGGTTTGAATCGCTATGGCTTCGGGAGTCAGTTGTCATTTTCGATTTATCAAACCTATAAAGAAGAAACGCTGGATATCATTCATGAAAATCCCTATCAATTAGTTGAAGACATTGAAGGAATTGGGTTTAAGCGTGCAGATACGATCGCAGAACAACTGGGGATCGAAGCTGATTCTGAAAAACGTATTCGAGCAGCGATCACTCATGAGATCTTTCAACATTCAGTACGTTCTGGAAATACATATGTTGAAGCTGAAACGTTGTTGCAAGAAACGATCAATACGCTTGAATCCAGCCGTCCATTCGAGATTTCAATGGACTTAGTTGCAGAACAAATCATTCATTTAGTTGAGGAAAGTAAAATCCAGCAAGAAGGGACAAAACTATTTGAAAATAGTCTTTACTTTTCAGAATGGGGCATTGGGACATCTGTGCAACGATTGCTTTCACGCAAAAAAACGATCAAGTATGACAAGAAAGATGTCGAAAAAAATATTCGGATGATCGAAAAACGTTTGGGGATCTTATATGGAGAGTCTCAGCAGGCGGCTATCGAAGAAGCGATCAAATCTCCTTTATTTATTTTAACTGGGGGACCTGGAACGGGGAAAACAACTGTTATCAATGGGATCGTTTCGTTGTTTGCGGAGTTGAATGGGTTGTCTTTAGATATCAAAGACTACACGCAGGATATGTTCCCAATTTTACTGGCAGCACCTACCGGCAGAGCTGCAAAACGGATGAATGAGACGACAGGCTTACCGGCTAGCACGATCCATCGCTTACTCGGCTTGACAGGACGGGAAAAAAATCCCAGCATGTCTGCCAAGGAACTGGAAGGTGGGCTTTTGATCGTTGATGAAATGTCAATGGTCGATACTTGGTTAGCCAATACGTTGTTTAAAGCGATCCCAACAAATATGCAAGTGATCTTTGTCGGTGATAAAGATCAGCTTCCTTCTGTTGGACCGGGCCAAGTCTTGCATGACTTATTACAGATCAATGAAATTCCTAAGACGGAGCTGACAGAAATTTATCGTCAGGGAGACGGCTCAAGTATCATTCCTTTAGCTCATGAAATCAAACAAGGGAAATTACCGCAGGATTTCACTGTGAATCAGAAGGATCGTTCCTTTTTCCCAAGTGATGTGTATCATATTGAAAATTATGTTCGGCAAATCGTGACTAAAGCAAAAGCTAAAGGTTTTTCGCCGCAGGATATTCAATTGTTAGCTCCGATGTATCGTGGAGCTGCAGGAATTGATGCATTGAACAAAATGATGCAGGAGATATTCAATCCGAATGATGGTTCAAAAAAAGAAGTGAAATGGAATGAATCGGTGTACCGAATTGGCGATAAAGTGCTGCATTTAGTCAATACTCCTGAACTGAATGTGTTTAATGGCGATATGGGTGAGATCGTCGGGATCATTCTGGCGAAAGATTCCGAAGATAAAGTAGATGAATTAGTGATACAGTTTGATAATAATGAAGTGAGCTACAAACGAAATGAGTGGAATAAGATTACGCTGTCGTATTGTTGTTCGATCCATAAGGCGCAGGGCAGTGAATTTAAAATGGTTATTTTGCCAATGGTACATCAATATCATCGAATGCTCCAACGAAATCTGCTATATACTGCTGTCACTCGGAGTAAGGAAATTTTGATTTTGCTGGGTGAAGTTCAAGCTTTTTCGACCTGTGTCACACATGAATCAGCGAGTCGTTTGACAATGTTGAAAGAACGGATCACGAGTGCTGACGATATGACATTGACTGTCAGAATGCAGCTGGAAGCTTATGAAGAAGGACTGAGCGAGGAATCACCATTTTCAGACACTTATGAAAATAAATCAGTTGCCTACGAAGAAGTCAAAGAGAAGAAAGCCTCTGTTGTAGAAGAGAAAATAGAACCGATCACCACGAAACCAAAAGTAGAAGAATTGTCTCTGTTTACCCAACCAGAAGAAGAAATAGAGGAACAGGTAGCTTTAGAAATCGAACGTCTGTTAACGCCAGCATTAGTTCAAGAGCAATCGATTGATCCAATGATCGGTATGAAAAATATAACGCCGTATGATTTTATGAAGTAG
- a CDS encoding aminoacyltransferase — protein MFEFKIGIDAKEHDSFVENHPLCNLLQSSAWGKVKDNWGSELVGVYENGTLVASSLVLIRPLPMKFSMLYTPRGPIMDYSNKELVTFFLKELKKFGKQKRALFVKMDPTVHYKDFHLGEEQTLDPAAKTIIDNLIASGAKHQGLTMAMDATIQPRFQANIYKEDFSEEQLSKSTKKMMKQAQKKGVTVKMGHTDFVDDFAKVIELTTERQHISLRNSDYFKKLLQIYPENSFIMLAEVNLKERYEETKQRFDKNKEDLANLKENQVKKRHNLEELDFSLTREMTELEENIAHSGDVAVVAGALAVTFGSTSEILYAGMDDRYKRYMPAYLTWFDAIEECFKRGCSSCNMGGLEGSLNDGLIKFKSNFNPTVNEFIGEFDLPVNNLLFKASEYAYKLRKQKK, from the coding sequence ATGTTTGAATTTAAGATCGGAATCGATGCAAAAGAACATGATTCCTTTGTAGAAAACCATCCCTTATGTAATTTACTGCAATCATCTGCTTGGGGAAAAGTAAAAGATAACTGGGGCTCAGAACTTGTCGGTGTTTATGAAAATGGGACGCTCGTTGCCTCTAGTTTGGTTTTGATCAGACCTTTACCGATGAAATTTTCCATGTTATATACCCCACGCGGACCGATCATGGATTATTCTAATAAAGAATTAGTCACTTTCTTTTTAAAAGAATTAAAAAAATTCGGCAAACAAAAAAGAGCTTTATTTGTGAAGATGGATCCAACGGTACATTACAAAGATTTTCATTTAGGTGAGGAACAAACGCTCGATCCTGCTGCCAAAACGATCATCGATAATCTAATTGCCAGCGGAGCAAAACATCAAGGGTTGACGATGGCGATGGATGCAACGATTCAGCCACGTTTCCAAGCAAATATCTATAAAGAAGATTTCAGTGAAGAGCAACTGTCAAAAAGTACGAAGAAAATGATGAAGCAAGCGCAGAAAAAAGGTGTCACAGTGAAAATGGGACATACTGATTTTGTTGATGATTTTGCCAAAGTCATTGAATTGACGACAGAACGACAACATATTTCTTTAAGAAATAGTGATTATTTCAAAAAGCTATTACAGATCTATCCAGAAAATTCATTCATCATGTTGGCAGAAGTGAATTTGAAAGAACGTTATGAAGAAACTAAACAACGTTTCGATAAAAACAAAGAAGATCTGGCAAATTTAAAAGAAAATCAAGTTAAGAAGCGTCATAATTTAGAAGAATTAGATTTTTCTTTGACACGTGAAATGACAGAATTAGAAGAAAATATCGCACATTCCGGGGATGTTGCTGTCGTTGCAGGTGCTTTGGCGGTCACATTCGGTTCAACGAGCGAAATTTTATATGCGGGTATGGATGACCGTTACAAGCGCTATATGCCTGCGTATTTAACGTGGTTCGATGCAATCGAAGAATGCTTTAAACGAGGATGTTCTTCGTGCAATATGGGTGGACTTGAAGGAAGTTTGAACGATGGTTTGATCAAATTCAAATCTAATTTTAATCCAACGGTCAATGAATTTATTGGTGAGTTTGATTTACCTGTCAATAATTTATTATTTAAAGCAAGTGAATATGCATATAAGTTAAGAAAACAGAAAAAATAA
- a CDS encoding VOC family protein: protein MVKGIFETHLNVANYLESAKFYEQLPGLESLHIDHKRKSSFFWVGGKGKGMLGIRENYPSSQIQRQHFAFEVEENQLFSIREELETKGIQTENFYGDDSGDLYVFTFMPAVSFYVTDPNGHSIEYLAMLDKKIDEEKYGEIIPYKKYCSLL, encoded by the coding sequence ATGGTAAAAGGAATTTTTGAAACACATTTGAATGTGGCAAATTATCTGGAGAGTGCTAAATTCTATGAACAGCTACCAGGGTTGGAATCATTACATATCGATCATAAAAGGAAATCGAGCTTTTTTTGGGTTGGTGGAAAAGGCAAAGGAATGTTAGGGATCAGAGAAAACTATCCTTCTAGTCAAATTCAAAGACAGCATTTTGCCTTTGAAGTAGAAGAAAATCAACTTTTCTCTATCAGAGAGGAATTAGAAACTAAGGGGATCCAGACAGAGAACTTTTACGGCGACGACTCAGGTGATCTATATGTCTTTACTTTTATGCCTGCTGTCTCATTTTATGTGACAGACCCTAATGGCCATTCGATTGAATATCTCGCAATGTTGGACAAAAAAATAGATGAAGAAAAATATGGAGAGATCATTCCTTATAAGAAGTATTGTTCATTGCTCTAA
- a CDS encoding zinc ribbon domain-containing protein: MEETLVQNQCSACGGAINDPSFKNCPHCGTTLDMIQKEIDEKNKNIELCANCGSPVTFNIEKQQFSCDFCHSTFTTKAEQDFDNLTYEADDLIPFQVPEGLAKKKFYEWLIAGENVPLDILGKATSIQLEQVYIPYLGASVSYEGSWSADIGYNRSETYTEYVTKEDKNGNKYTEPVTKTRTVVDWNHSSDIFTGTAYKSYLINNELTGAVATFAEKASGLAIINEVKPFDAHYTAGTRQLKISSDKVSEALRSVRGFAHEEARKKMKSLLPGDKNKNEKITKFSYTLISKYTYVPFWKITYKYEGIDHMSLMTASKKEKIDIDGSRPVSQEDSTIEKGMKRKGRYGLFASLGFFLVFAFEVLPESIEPLLSFLVVGGIGVWLFFAIKRHRFLGANKKNLKNNLQEHPEYMSLLKQYSE, encoded by the coding sequence ATGGAAGAAACGTTAGTTCAGAATCAATGTTCAGCTTGTGGGGGAGCGATCAATGATCCATCATTTAAAAATTGTCCGCATTGCGGAACTACTTTGGATATGATCCAAAAGGAAATCGATGAGAAAAACAAAAATATCGAGTTGTGTGCAAATTGCGGCTCACCGGTGACTTTTAATATTGAGAAACAGCAATTTTCATGCGATTTTTGTCACTCGACTTTTACAACAAAAGCGGAGCAAGATTTTGATAATTTGACCTATGAAGCGGATGATTTGATTCCGTTTCAAGTGCCGGAAGGCTTAGCAAAAAAGAAATTTTATGAATGGTTGATCGCAGGGGAAAATGTTCCTTTAGATATTCTTGGAAAAGCAACGAGCATCCAATTAGAACAAGTGTATATTCCTTATTTGGGGGCAAGTGTTTCATATGAAGGCTCTTGGAGTGCCGATATTGGTTATAATCGCAGTGAAACCTATACAGAATATGTAACAAAAGAGGATAAAAATGGCAATAAATATACAGAGCCTGTGACTAAAACGCGAACAGTCGTTGATTGGAATCATTCAAGCGATATTTTCACAGGAACCGCTTATAAAAGTTATCTGATCAACAATGAATTGACAGGAGCTGTTGCGACATTTGCAGAAAAAGCTTCCGGACTAGCAATCATAAATGAAGTGAAGCCTTTTGATGCGCATTATACAGCTGGAACACGTCAACTGAAAATTTCGTCAGATAAGGTTTCAGAAGCGTTACGTTCTGTTCGTGGATTTGCCCATGAAGAAGCACGCAAGAAAATGAAGAGCCTCTTACCTGGTGATAAGAATAAGAATGAAAAAATCACTAAATTTTCGTATACGTTGATATCAAAATATACGTATGTACCATTTTGGAAAATTACGTATAAATACGAAGGAATCGATCATATGTCGTTGATGACTGCATCTAAAAAGGAAAAAATTGACATTGACGGCAGTCGTCCTGTGAGTCAGGAAGATTCAACAATTGAAAAAGGGATGAAGCGCAAGGGACGTTACGGTTTGTTTGCAAGTCTTGGATTTTTCTTAGTTTTCGCATTTGAAGTTCTTCCCGAGTCCATTGAACCTCTACTGTCATTCCTTGTTGTAGGCGGTATTGGTGTTTGGCTATTTTTTGCAATAAAAAGGCATAGATTCCTCGGTGCAAATAAGAAAAATTTAAAAAATAACTTGCAAGAGCATCCTGAATATATGAGTTTACTAAAACAATATTCAGAATAA